Proteins from a genomic interval of Kitasatospora kifunensis:
- the ptsP gene encoding phosphoenolpyruvate--protein phosphotransferase, with protein MEKTLRGVGVSHGVAIGQVRHMGTAVLEPPAHQIPTEDAPREQARARQAVDAVAADLIARGTLAGGEAQAVLEAQALMAQDPELMADVERRIAVGSSAERAVYDAFAAYRALLASAGEYLAGRVADLDDVRNRIVARLLGVPMPGVPDSDEPYVLFARDLAPADTALLDPTLVLGFVTEEGGPTSHSAILARAMGVPAVVALPNATEVAEGVVVAVDGSSGEVLIAPSASMQDELRQLAAERKAALAASSGPGRTSDGHLVPLLANVGGPADVPAALEAGAEGVGLFRTEFLFLDDSKRAPSEEAQFEAYRKVLEAFPEGRVVVRVLDAGADKPLEFLTPADEPNPALGVRGLRTLLEHPEVLQTQLRALAKAADGLPVHLEVMAPMVADRADAKAFAQACREAGLQAKFGAMVEIPSAALRARAILEEVEFLSLGTNDLAQYTFAADRQVGALARLQDPWQPALLDLIAAAAGAAKAAGKSCGVCGEAAADPLLACVLTGLGVTSLSMGSASIPYVRASLATFTLAQCQRAAEAARAADSAEEARIAAQQVLSGE; from the coding sequence ATGGAGAAGACGCTGCGCGGCGTAGGTGTCAGCCACGGGGTCGCCATCGGCCAGGTGCGACACATGGGCACCGCCGTCCTGGAGCCCCCGGCCCACCAGATCCCGACCGAGGACGCGCCGCGCGAGCAGGCGCGGGCCAGGCAGGCCGTGGACGCCGTGGCCGCCGACCTGATCGCGCGCGGCACGCTGGCCGGTGGTGAGGCGCAGGCGGTGCTGGAGGCCCAGGCACTGATGGCGCAGGACCCCGAGCTGATGGCGGACGTGGAGCGCCGGATCGCGGTGGGCAGCAGCGCCGAGCGCGCCGTCTACGACGCGTTCGCGGCCTACCGGGCGCTGCTGGCCTCGGCCGGCGAGTACCTGGCGGGCCGGGTGGCCGACCTGGACGACGTGCGCAACCGGATCGTGGCGCGGCTGCTGGGCGTGCCGATGCCCGGTGTGCCGGACAGCGACGAGCCGTACGTGCTCTTCGCCCGTGATCTGGCGCCGGCCGACACCGCGCTGCTGGACCCGACCCTGGTGCTCGGTTTCGTCACCGAGGAGGGCGGCCCGACCAGCCACTCGGCGATCCTGGCGCGCGCGATGGGCGTGCCGGCCGTGGTCGCGCTGCCGAACGCCACCGAGGTGGCCGAGGGTGTCGTGGTGGCGGTGGACGGCAGCAGCGGTGAGGTGCTGATCGCCCCGAGCGCCTCGATGCAGGACGAGCTGCGCCAGCTGGCCGCCGAGCGCAAGGCCGCGCTGGCCGCCTCCTCCGGTCCGGGTCGGACCTCGGACGGGCACCTGGTACCGCTGCTGGCCAACGTCGGCGGTCCGGCGGACGTGCCGGCCGCGCTGGAGGCGGGCGCCGAGGGCGTCGGGCTGTTCCGCACCGAGTTCCTCTTCCTGGACGACTCGAAGCGGGCGCCAAGTGAGGAGGCCCAGTTCGAGGCCTACCGCAAGGTGCTGGAAGCCTTCCCGGAGGGCCGCGTGGTGGTCCGGGTGCTCGATGCGGGTGCGGACAAGCCGCTGGAGTTCCTGACCCCGGCCGACGAGCCGAACCCGGCCCTGGGTGTGCGGGGTCTGCGTACCCTGCTGGAGCACCCGGAGGTGCTGCAGACCCAGCTGCGGGCGCTGGCCAAGGCCGCCGACGGCCTGCCGGTGCACCTGGAGGTCATGGCCCCGATGGTGGCCGACCGGGCGGATGCCAAGGCGTTCGCGCAGGCCTGCCGCGAGGCCGGGCTGCAGGCGAAGTTCGGGGCGATGGTGGAGATCCCGTCCGCCGCGCTGCGGGCCCGCGCCATCCTGGAGGAGGTCGAGTTCCTCTCGCTGGGCACCAACGACCTCGCGCAGTACACCTTCGCAGCGGACCGCCAGGTCGGCGCGCTGGCTCGGCTGCAGGACCCGTGGCAGCCGGCGCTGCTGGACCTGATCGCGGCCGCCGCAGGCGCGGCCAAGGCCGCGGGCAAGAGCTGTGGCGTCTGCGGCGAGGCGGCGGCCGACCCGCTGCTGGCCTGCGTGCTGACCGGGCTCGGGGTGACCAGCCTGTCGATGGGCTCCGCCTCGATCCCGTACGTCCGGGCCTCGCTGGCCACCTTCACGCTGGCCCAGTGCCAGCGGGCGGCGGAGGCGGCGCGGGCCGCCGACAGTGCCGAGGAGGCGCGGATCGCCGCGCAGCAGGTGCTGTCGGGCGAGTGA
- a CDS encoding CDP-alcohol phosphatidyltransferase family protein has translation MEVQETRVQTDRVLTIPNLLSMARLVGVPVFLWLILWPKFDGPKNDGWALLILMLSGVSDYLDGKLARRWGQISRIGQILDPLADRLYVLSTLLGLTWREILPWWVTGILLARELFILTLLPILNRHGYGPLQVSFLGKAATFNLMYAFPLLLLGQGHSWIHSTASAVSWAFIWWGTVLYWWAGILYAVQVRQIIKADGVATA, from the coding sequence GTGGAGGTCCAGGAGACGCGCGTCCAGACTGACCGCGTCCTCACCATCCCCAACCTGCTCAGCATGGCGAGGCTGGTCGGGGTCCCGGTCTTCCTCTGGCTCATTCTCTGGCCGAAGTTCGACGGGCCGAAGAACGACGGCTGGGCCCTGCTGATTCTCATGCTCAGCGGCGTCAGCGACTACCTGGACGGCAAGCTGGCCCGCAGGTGGGGGCAGATCAGCCGGATCGGGCAGATCCTCGACCCGCTGGCGGACCGGCTGTATGTGCTCTCCACCCTGCTGGGGCTGACCTGGCGAGAGATCCTGCCGTGGTGGGTGACCGGCATCCTGCTCGCGCGGGAGCTCTTCATCCTCACCCTGCTGCCCATTCTCAACCGTCACGGCTACGGACCGCTGCAGGTCAGTTTTCTGGGGAAGGCGGCGACTTTCAATCTGATGTACGCCTTTCCGCTTCTGCTGCTGGGACAGGGCCACAGCTGGATCCACAGCACGGCCTCGGCCGTCAGCTGGGCGTTCATCTGGTGGGGCACGGTGCTGTACTGGTGGGCGGGCATCCTCTATGCCGTACAGGTCCGGCAGATCATCAAGGCGGACGGCGTGGCCACCGCCTGA
- a CDS encoding TIGR03085 family metal-binding protein, which yields MSKHARGERQRLADLLAAAGPDGPTLCAGWLTRDLAAHLVVREGRPDAAPGIQLPWLAGWTKRVQDGYAQRPYAELVERFRAGPPRGSLFSLPGADEAANTVEYFVHAEDVRRAGAWEQRAIDPALAEVLWRRLPMLTRFELGRRTPVRMLLCRPDGRNVTVGQKRPGSVRVTGEPAELVLFAFGRGAQSELSVTGPPDEVTRLRGAVGLPAE from the coding sequence ATGTCGAAACACGCGCGCGGCGAGCGGCAGCGGTTGGCTGATCTCCTGGCGGCGGCCGGGCCGGACGGGCCGACGCTCTGCGCCGGTTGGCTGACCCGCGACCTGGCCGCGCACCTGGTGGTTCGCGAGGGGCGGCCGGACGCGGCTCCCGGGATCCAGCTGCCATGGCTCGCCGGCTGGACCAAGCGGGTGCAGGACGGCTACGCCCAGCGCCCGTACGCCGAGCTGGTGGAGCGGTTCCGGGCCGGGCCGCCGCGCGGGTCGCTCTTCTCGCTGCCGGGTGCGGACGAGGCGGCCAACACGGTCGAGTACTTCGTGCACGCCGAGGACGTGCGGCGGGCCGGTGCCTGGGAGCAGCGGGCGATCGATCCCGCGCTCGCGGAGGTGTTGTGGCGGCGGCTGCCGATGCTGACCCGGTTCGAGCTGGGGCGGCGAACGCCGGTGCGGATGCTGCTCTGCCGGCCTGACGGCAGGAATGTGACGGTTGGTCAGAAGCGGCCCGGCTCGGTGCGGGTCACCGGCGAGCCGGCCGAGCTGGTGCTGTTCGCGTTCGGGCGCGGGGCGCAGAGCGAGCTCAGCGTGACCGGACCGCCTGACGAGGTGACGCGGCTGCGGGGCGCGGTGGGGCTGCCCGCCGAGTAG
- a CDS encoding flavin reductase family protein encodes MTSGNPVGNHSGDVAGIPDHLVIEPTILYFGTPVVLVSTLNEDGSANLAPISSAWALGQVIVLGLGAEGQSACNLAARPDLVVNLPAPEQWHAVEALAPLTGRYPVPPSKPAGCRYQPDKFAAAGLRPQPAQLVAAPRVAECPIQLEARAERVRPGVGEGFVIVEANVLKVHAERHLVVPGTSYIDPGAWSPLIYNFRHYFGLGPELGHTYRSQTPTTRRAAPPRPAAASPRQAVRSR; translated from the coding sequence ATGACCTCAGGAAACCCCGTAGGAAACCACTCGGGAGACGTCGCGGGAATCCCCGACCACCTCGTGATCGAACCGACCATCCTCTACTTCGGCACCCCCGTCGTGCTGGTCTCGACGCTGAACGAGGACGGTTCGGCCAACCTCGCCCCCATCTCCTCCGCCTGGGCCCTGGGCCAGGTGATCGTGCTCGGCCTGGGCGCCGAGGGCCAGAGCGCGTGCAACCTCGCCGCCCGCCCGGACCTGGTGGTCAACCTGCCCGCCCCCGAGCAGTGGCACGCGGTGGAGGCGCTGGCGCCGTTGACCGGCCGCTACCCGGTCCCACCGAGCAAGCCCGCCGGGTGCCGCTACCAGCCCGACAAGTTCGCCGCCGCAGGCCTGCGCCCCCAGCCCGCGCAGCTGGTCGCCGCACCCCGGGTCGCCGAGTGCCCGATCCAACTGGAGGCCCGCGCCGAACGGGTGCGCCCCGGTGTCGGCGAGGGCTTCGTGATCGTCGAGGCGAACGTGCTCAAGGTGCACGCGGAGCGCCACCTGGTGGTGCCGGGCACCTCGTACATCGATCCGGGCGCCTGGAGCCCGCTGATCTACAACTTCCGCCACTACTTCGGCCTCGGCCCCGAACTCGGCCACACCTACCGCAGTCAGACGCCGACTACTCGGCGGGCAGCCCCACCGCGCCCCGCAGCCGCGTCACCTCGTCAGGCGGTCCGGTCACGCTGA
- a CDS encoding acetoacetate--CoA ligase, with the protein MAGSGPSVRTGGEPPPAPPPPPPSGRETTTVSTPSQDQATGASAPADQPLWRPRPEAAAATRLVAFQAWAAEHHGAPAAPLAPAPDDATAAARYAALHSWSTADLNRFWTAVTEYFDVRFGTAPQAVLADAAMPGARWFPGATLNYAEHALRFGTDPAHAELPAILHLDETTAEPIALSWAELRRQVGSLAAELRALGVRPGDRVGAYLPNIPQAIVALLATASIGAIWTSCAPDFGARSVLDRLQQIEPVVLFAVDGYHYGGKNHDRTEVVAELRRELPTVRAVVHVPLLGSPAPESALNWADLVAADVEPVFEQLPFDHPLWVLYSSGTTGLPKAIVQSQGGILIEHLKQAALQLDLGPRDRFLWYTSTGWMMWNFLVAGLLVGATVVTYDGSPGHPGTGALWEVAARTRTTVLGTSAAYVIASRKAELHPGRDLDLSAVRCIGTTGSPLPPDGFRWIYDEVKPDVWLASVSGGTDVCSCFVGGVPTLPVYLGEIQAPCLGAAVESWDVNGKPHTDEVGELVVTQPIPSMPTGFWNDPDGTRYRDSYFEMFPGTWRHGDWITVTSRGTVVIHGRSDSTLNRQGVRMGSSDIYEVVERLPEIAESLVIGLEEENGGYWMPLFVVLAPGAELDDELRGRIRNVLREQLSPRHVPDEVIAVTGLPHTLTGKRIEVPVKRLLSGTPLDQAVNPGSVDNLEHLRFFERLGRERRA; encoded by the coding sequence ATGGCAGGGTCTGGACCGTCCGTACGCACGGGAGGGGAGCCGCCACCAGCGCCACCCCCGCCCCCACCTTCCGGCCGGGAGACCACCACCGTGAGCACCCCATCCCAGGACCAGGCCACCGGCGCCAGCGCGCCCGCCGACCAGCCGCTCTGGCGCCCGCGCCCCGAGGCGGCCGCGGCCACCCGCCTGGTCGCCTTCCAGGCCTGGGCCGCCGAGCACCACGGCGCCCCCGCCGCCCCGCTGGCCCCCGCCCCGGACGACGCCACCGCGGCCGCCCGCTACGCTGCGCTGCACTCCTGGTCCACCGCCGACCTCAACCGGTTCTGGACCGCCGTCACCGAGTACTTCGACGTCCGTTTCGGCACCGCGCCGCAGGCCGTCCTCGCCGACGCCGCGATGCCCGGCGCCCGCTGGTTCCCCGGCGCCACCCTGAACTACGCCGAGCACGCACTGCGCTTCGGCACCGACCCCGCGCACGCCGAGCTGCCCGCGATCCTGCACCTGGACGAGACCACCGCCGAGCCGATCGCGCTCAGCTGGGCCGAGCTGCGCCGCCAGGTCGGCTCGCTCGCCGCCGAACTGCGCGCGCTCGGCGTGCGCCCCGGCGACCGGGTCGGCGCCTACCTGCCCAACATCCCGCAGGCCATCGTCGCGCTGCTCGCCACCGCCTCGATCGGCGCGATCTGGACCTCCTGCGCCCCTGACTTCGGCGCCCGCAGCGTGCTGGACCGCCTGCAGCAGATCGAGCCCGTCGTCCTCTTCGCGGTCGACGGCTACCACTACGGCGGCAAGAACCACGACCGCACCGAGGTGGTCGCCGAGCTGCGCCGCGAGCTGCCCACCGTGCGCGCCGTGGTGCACGTCCCGCTGCTCGGCTCCCCGGCCCCCGAATCCGCCCTGAACTGGGCCGATCTGGTCGCCGCGGACGTCGAGCCGGTCTTCGAGCAGCTCCCCTTCGACCACCCGCTCTGGGTGCTCTACTCCTCCGGTACCACCGGCCTGCCCAAGGCGATCGTGCAGAGCCAGGGCGGGATCCTGATCGAGCACCTCAAGCAGGCCGCCCTGCAGCTCGACCTCGGCCCGCGGGACCGCTTCCTCTGGTACACCTCCACCGGCTGGATGATGTGGAACTTCCTGGTCGCCGGCCTGCTGGTGGGCGCCACCGTGGTCACCTACGACGGCAGCCCCGGCCACCCCGGCACCGGCGCCCTCTGGGAGGTCGCCGCCCGCACCCGCACCACCGTGCTCGGCACCTCGGCCGCCTACGTGATCGCCAGCCGCAAGGCCGAGCTGCACCCCGGCCGCGACCTCGACCTCTCGGCCGTGCGCTGCATCGGCACCACCGGCTCCCCGCTGCCCCCCGACGGCTTCCGCTGGATCTACGACGAGGTCAAGCCCGACGTCTGGCTCGCCTCGGTCAGCGGCGGCACCGACGTCTGCAGCTGCTTCGTCGGCGGCGTCCCCACCCTGCCGGTCTACCTGGGCGAGATCCAGGCCCCCTGCCTGGGCGCGGCCGTCGAGTCCTGGGACGTCAACGGCAAGCCGCACACCGACGAGGTCGGCGAGCTGGTCGTCACCCAGCCGATCCCGTCCATGCCCACCGGCTTCTGGAACGACCCCGACGGCACCCGCTACCGGGACAGCTACTTCGAGATGTTCCCCGGCACCTGGCGACACGGCGACTGGATCACCGTGACCTCGCGCGGCACCGTGGTGATCCACGGCCGCTCCGACTCCACGCTCAACCGCCAGGGCGTGCGGATGGGCTCCTCCGACATCTACGAGGTGGTCGAGCGCCTGCCCGAGATCGCCGAGTCCCTGGTGATCGGTCTGGAGGAGGAGAACGGCGGCTACTGGATGCCGCTCTTCGTCGTGCTCGCCCCCGGCGCCGAGCTGGACGACGAGCTGCGCGGGCGGATCCGCAACGTGCTGCGCGAGCAGCTCTCCCCGCGCCATGTCCCCGACGAGGTCATCGCCGTCACCGGTCTGCCGCACACCCTCACCGGCAAGCGGATCGAGGTCCCGGTCAAGCGCCTGCTCTCCGGCACCCCGCTGGACCAGGCGGTCAACCCCGGCTCCGTCGACAACCTGGAGCACCTGCGCTTCTTCGAGCGCCTCGGCCGCGAGCGCCGCGCCTGA
- a CDS encoding M20 metallopeptidase family protein, whose amino-acid sequence MTPTLRESAARLQPELTALRRALHQEPEIGMQLPLTQAKVLAALDGLPLEITLGRRLSSVTAVLRGGRPGPVVLLRADLDALPVQESAELPYASRLPGAMHACGHDLHTAALVGAVRLLAERRAELAGSVVFMFQPGEEAGGGAGIMIEEGVLTAAGEPPVAAYALHVAASVLPLGLVATRPGPLMASSDTLTVTVRGRGGHGSSPHLALDPIPVACEAVLALQTMVTSRFDAQDPVVLTVGSFHAGTAGNVIPEQAELAATLRAFSPEARERALAQAATVVRGIAAAHGLTAEVEHHEGYPVTVNHAAETAFAIRTARQLLGPARLVEMPRPITGSEDFSMIAERISSAFLMVGACPPDRDPSKAPYNHAPQAAFDDSVLGDAAALLAALAFERLHQEQ is encoded by the coding sequence ATGACCCCCACCCTGCGAGAGTCCGCCGCCCGGCTCCAGCCCGAGTTGACCGCGCTGCGCCGCGCCCTGCACCAGGAGCCCGAGATCGGCATGCAACTGCCGCTCACCCAGGCCAAGGTGCTCGCCGCCCTGGACGGCCTGCCACTGGAGATCACCCTGGGCCGGCGGCTCAGCTCGGTCACCGCGGTGCTGCGCGGCGGGCGCCCGGGCCCGGTGGTGCTGCTCCGTGCGGACCTGGACGCGCTCCCGGTCCAGGAGAGTGCCGAGCTCCCCTACGCCTCCCGACTGCCCGGCGCGATGCACGCCTGCGGCCACGACCTGCACACCGCCGCCCTGGTCGGCGCCGTGCGGCTGCTGGCCGAGCGCCGGGCCGAGCTGGCCGGCTCGGTGGTCTTCATGTTCCAGCCCGGCGAGGAGGCGGGCGGCGGAGCCGGGATCATGATCGAGGAGGGCGTGCTGACCGCCGCCGGCGAGCCCCCGGTGGCCGCCTACGCGCTGCACGTGGCCGCCTCCGTGCTGCCGCTGGGCCTGGTCGCCACCCGCCCGGGACCGCTCATGGCCAGCTCGGACACCCTCACCGTCACCGTGCGCGGGCGCGGCGGCCACGGCTCCAGCCCGCACCTCGCGCTCGACCCGATCCCGGTCGCCTGCGAGGCGGTGCTGGCCCTGCAGACCATGGTGACCAGCCGCTTCGACGCCCAGGACCCGGTGGTGCTGACCGTCGGCAGCTTCCACGCGGGCACGGCGGGCAACGTGATCCCCGAGCAGGCGGAGCTCGCCGCGACCCTGCGCGCCTTCTCGCCCGAAGCCCGCGAACGGGCCCTGGCCCAGGCGGCCACGGTGGTGCGCGGCATCGCGGCGGCACACGGCCTGACCGCCGAGGTCGAGCACCACGAGGGCTACCCGGTCACCGTCAACCACGCCGCGGAGACCGCCTTCGCCATCCGCACGGCCCGTCAGCTGCTCGGCCCCGCACGCCTGGTCGAGATGCCCCGCCCGATCACCGGCTCCGAGGACTTCAGCATGATCGCCGAACGGATCTCCAGCGCCTTCCTGATGGTCGGCGCCTGCCCGCCCGACCGCGACCCGTCGAAGGCCCCCTACAACCACGCCCCGCAGGCCGCCTTCGACGATTCGGTGCTCGGTGACGCGGCGGCCCTGCTCGCCGCCCTCGCCTTCGAGCGCCTCCACCAGGAGCAGTAG
- the mmuM gene encoding homocysteine S-methyltransferase: MEDFGLALAAGPLVLDGGLSNQLAAAGHDLSDELWSARLLVDAPEALVAAHRAYYEAGADVVITASYQASFAGFARRGIGARAAQRLLASSVALARQAAESAAVAGGGTGGGTDSGTGGRRRWVAASVGPYGAVLADGSEYRGRYGLSVAELVRFHRPRLEALAAAAPDVLALETVPDTDEARALLAAVRGLGVPVWLSYTAAGGRTRAGQPLAQAFALAADVPEVVAVGVNCCAPGEVGEAVRLAARVTGKPVVAYPNSGEQWVAADRRWHGAARGPAADAPGWVADGARLVGGCCRVGPAQIAELAARLTGDREG; encoded by the coding sequence ATGGAGGACTTCGGGCTGGCGCTCGCGGCGGGGCCGCTGGTGCTGGACGGCGGACTGTCCAACCAGCTGGCCGCGGCCGGCCACGACCTGTCGGACGAGTTGTGGTCCGCGCGGCTGCTGGTGGACGCGCCCGAGGCGCTGGTCGCGGCGCACCGGGCGTACTACGAGGCCGGTGCCGACGTGGTGATCACGGCCAGTTACCAGGCGAGCTTCGCCGGGTTCGCCCGGCGCGGGATCGGGGCGCGGGCGGCGCAGCGGCTGCTGGCGTCGAGCGTGGCGCTGGCCCGGCAGGCCGCCGAGTCGGCTGCCGTGGCGGGCGGCGGTACGGGCGGTGGCACGGACAGCGGCACGGGCGGGCGGCGGCGGTGGGTGGCCGCCTCGGTGGGCCCGTACGGCGCGGTGCTGGCGGACGGGTCGGAGTACCGGGGCCGCTACGGGCTGAGCGTCGCGGAGCTGGTCCGCTTCCACCGGCCCCGGCTCGAGGCACTGGCGGCGGCCGCCCCCGATGTCCTGGCGCTGGAGACCGTGCCGGACACGGACGAGGCACGGGCGCTGCTGGCGGCAGTGCGCGGGCTGGGCGTGCCGGTCTGGCTCAGCTACACGGCGGCCGGCGGCCGGACCCGGGCCGGGCAGCCACTGGCGCAGGCGTTCGCGCTGGCCGCCGACGTGCCGGAGGTGGTGGCGGTCGGGGTCAACTGCTGCGCGCCCGGGGAGGTCGGCGAGGCGGTGCGGCTCGCCGCGCGGGTGACCGGCAAGCCGGTGGTGGCCTATCCGAACAGCGGCGAGCAGTGGGTGGCGGCCGATCGGCGCTGGCACGGCGCGGCGCGGGGGCCGGCGGCGGACGCGCCCGGGTGGGTCGCGGACGGCGCACGCCTGGTGGGCGGCTGCTGCCGGGTGGGCCCGGCCCAGATCGCCGAGCTGGCGGCGCGGCTGACGGGAGACCGTGAGGGCTAG
- a CDS encoding IclR family transcriptional regulator, protein MPGPIQSLSRAAAIMRLLAGGERRLGLSEVATSLDLAKGTAHGILRTLQQEGFVEQDPESGKYQLGAELLRLGQSYLDVHELRARALVWADDLARASGETVYLGVLHQRGVLIVHHVFRPDDTRQVLEVGSMHPPHSTALGKVLLAFDPVARGELGEGPLEAYTPRTLTELDDIDAECALIRERGWADAIEETWTGVASIGALIQDRRRNPVGAVCVNGAVERVCEDGFVRPQLVASVRDAARAISRDLGAGRF, encoded by the coding sequence ATGCCCGGCCCGATCCAGTCGCTCTCCCGAGCCGCCGCGATCATGCGCCTGCTGGCCGGCGGCGAGCGCCGGCTGGGCCTGTCCGAGGTCGCCACCTCACTCGACCTCGCCAAGGGCACCGCACACGGCATCCTGCGCACGCTGCAGCAGGAGGGCTTCGTCGAGCAGGACCCGGAGAGCGGCAAGTACCAGCTGGGCGCCGAGTTGCTGCGTCTGGGCCAGAGCTACCTGGACGTGCACGAGCTGCGGGCCCGCGCCCTGGTCTGGGCCGACGACCTGGCCCGGGCCAGCGGCGAGACGGTCTACCTCGGCGTCCTGCACCAGCGCGGGGTGCTGATCGTGCACCACGTCTTCCGCCCCGACGACACCCGCCAGGTGCTGGAGGTGGGCTCGATGCACCCGCCGCACAGCACCGCGCTGGGCAAGGTGCTGCTCGCCTTCGACCCGGTGGCCAGGGGCGAGCTGGGCGAGGGCCCGCTGGAGGCGTACACCCCGCGCACGCTCACCGAGTTGGACGACATCGACGCCGAGTGCGCGCTGATCCGCGAGCGCGGCTGGGCGGACGCGATCGAGGAGACCTGGACCGGGGTGGCCTCGATCGGCGCGCTGATCCAGGACCGCCGGCGCAATCCGGTCGGCGCGGTCTGCGTGAACGGCGCGGTGGAGCGGGTCTGCGAGGACGGTTTCGTGCGCCCGCAGCTGGTCGCCTCGGTGCGCGACGCGGCCAGGGCGATCTCCCGCGACCTGGGCGCCGGGCGGTTCTGA
- a CDS encoding NUDIX domain-containing protein has product MTTDQAARPATFGPWAHCHWCGTAYPAGTTGWPRTCPGCGEISYRNPLPVAVTLLPVNRPDGGQSLVVIRRTIEPGCGELALPGGYVDFGESWQQAAVRELREETGIHADVSGVSLIATTSDPGGSFIGLFALLPAQNLADLPPSVPTEETEGWQLIDAPTQLAFPFHTKITTAWFEGAYPPVKS; this is encoded by the coding sequence ATGACCACCGATCAGGCCGCCCGGCCCGCCACCTTCGGCCCGTGGGCGCACTGCCACTGGTGCGGCACCGCCTACCCCGCCGGCACCACCGGCTGGCCGCGCACCTGCCCGGGCTGCGGCGAGATCAGCTACCGCAACCCGCTGCCGGTGGCGGTCACCCTGCTCCCGGTCAACCGCCCCGACGGCGGCCAGAGCCTGGTGGTGATCCGCCGCACCATCGAGCCCGGCTGCGGCGAGCTCGCGCTGCCCGGTGGCTACGTCGACTTCGGCGAGAGCTGGCAGCAGGCGGCGGTGCGCGAGCTGCGCGAGGAGACCGGTATCCACGCCGACGTCTCCGGCGTCAGCCTGATCGCCACCACCTCGGATCCCGGCGGCAGCTTCATCGGCCTGTTCGCCCTGCTGCCCGCCCAGAACCTGGCCGACCTGCCGCCGTCCGTCCCCACCGAGGAGACCGAGGGCTGGCAGCTGATCGACGCCCCGACTCAGCTCGCCTTCCCCTTCCACACCAAGATCACCACCGCCTGGTTCGAGGGCGCGTACCCGCCGGTCAAGAGCTGA
- a CDS encoding ArsR/SmtB family transcription factor translates to MAKRDTADGAAELATVAALLADGTRAAFCLALLDGRAWTAGELARHAGVAAATATEHLNLLVSGRLLAQERQGRHRYVRLADPQVAELIEQLAALAPPRADPAPPRSLSAAGRRHALARARTCYDHLAGTVGVAIYDAMTERGLLDQDGGLRLTGEGDAWLAGLGVTVPAGGRRPAVLACLDWTERRPHLAGAVGAAICDRALTAGWITRIGSSRAVAVTATGRAVLRERFGVDAESV, encoded by the coding sequence ATGGCGAAACGTGACACGGCGGACGGAGCAGCGGAACTGGCGACGGTGGCCGCACTGCTGGCTGACGGCACGCGGGCGGCGTTCTGTCTGGCGCTGCTGGACGGCCGAGCCTGGACGGCGGGCGAGCTGGCCAGGCACGCGGGAGTGGCGGCCGCCACCGCGACCGAGCACCTGAACCTGCTGGTGAGCGGTCGACTGCTGGCCCAGGAGCGGCAGGGGCGGCACCGATACGTCCGGCTGGCCGACCCGCAGGTCGCCGAGCTGATCGAACAGTTGGCCGCGCTGGCCCCGCCCCGGGCCGACCCGGCGCCGCCGCGCTCGCTCTCGGCGGCCGGGCGGCGCCATGCCCTGGCCCGGGCCCGGACCTGCTACGACCACCTGGCGGGCACGGTCGGGGTGGCGATCTACGACGCGATGACCGAGCGCGGGCTGCTGGACCAGGACGGCGGCCTGCGGCTGACCGGGGAGGGCGACGCCTGGCTGGCCGGGCTCGGGGTCACCGTGCCGGCCGGCGGGCGGCGACCCGCCGTGCTGGCCTGCCTGGACTGGACCGAGCGGCGCCCGCATCTGGCCGGCGCCGTCGGTGCGGCGATCTGCGACCGCGCGCTGACCGCGGGGTGGATCACCCGGATCGGCAGCAGCCGCGCGGTGGCGGTCACGGCGACGGGGCGCGCGGTGCTGCGCGAGCGGTTCGGAGTTGACGCCGAGTCGGTTTGA
- a CDS encoding PTS sugar transporter subunit IIA, with product MTTVTSPLTGRAIGLANVPDPVFAGAMVGPGTAIDPVREPTTAVAPVDGLVVSMHPHAFVVMDADGHGVLTHLGIDTVQLNGEGFELLVNKGDQVKRGQPVISWNPAAVEAAGKSPISPIVALEATADALSSVAETGEVATGGDLFTWN from the coding sequence ATGACCACTGTGACGTCGCCGCTGACCGGCCGCGCCATTGGACTCGCCAACGTGCCCGACCCCGTCTTCGCCGGCGCGATGGTGGGTCCCGGGACCGCCATCGACCCGGTGCGCGAGCCCACCACGGCGGTCGCGCCGGTGGACGGGCTGGTCGTCTCCATGCACCCGCACGCGTTCGTGGTGATGGACGCGGACGGGCACGGCGTGCTGACCCACCTCGGCATCGACACCGTGCAGCTGAACGGTGAGGGCTTCGAGCTGCTGGTCAACAAGGGTGACCAGGTCAAGCGCGGTCAGCCGGTCATCTCCTGGAACCCCGCCGCCGTCGAGGCGGCCGGCAAGTCGCCGATCTCCCCGATCGTGGCGCTGGAGGCCACGGCCGACGCGCTCAGCTCGGTGGCCGAGACCGGCGAGGTCGCCACCGGCGGCGACCTGTTCACCTGGAACTGA